AACCTCGAGACTGCGCGCAAGATCATCGCCGCCGCCGAAAAAAAAGCCACCGAGATCGGCCAGCCCATGAACATCGCCGTAGCCGACGCAGGCGGCAACCTCATCGCCCACGTCCGCATGGACAACGCCTGGATCGGCTCCATCGACATCTCCATCAAGAAGGCCTGGACCTCCCGAGCCTTCGACATCGCCACCAAAGATCTTGCCACGCACTCACAATCCGGCAATCAGTTCTTCGGCATCCATGCCTCCAACGACGGCAAGGTGATGATCTTCGCCGGTGGCATCCCGCTCAAGAAGGACGGCAAGGTCGTCGGAGCCATCGGCGTCAGCGGAGGCTCAGGCGAACAGGACCACGCCGTAGCAGAAGCAGGTGCGGCAGCTTTCTAACTGCTCGGGTGCCCCATCCATCGCGCTTTTGCGATGGGTGGTAATGCGAGGCCCCACCCAGCCCTGTCTTGCCCAAATGCTCATCTCCTATCTATTTCCTTGCCATAGAGCTGGCGATCTACTGTCCGGTCATTTTCAAACCAACCTTGCAGAGAGTACTCTGCCTGCATGAGCGGGCTCATCTCTTCTCAAAAGCCGCCATCGCATCACCCTTTTTCGGCCGCTGCAGAGGCCATCTGGATCCCTGCCAACGCAGACGCTCCCACCCGGGCCGTAGAAGAACTTGAAAACGGAAAGATCGTAATGCTTCCATATGAGCCTTTCCGCCTGACCCACGAAGAGGAGGCTTTTCTCAATCCCGATTGCCTGGACCCGGGCTCAAAGAGCATCAAGTACTCTCCAACGCAAAGAAAAATCTGGGGAGCGGCGGAACAACACAAGAACTCCACGGCACTCGCAGGGCTGATGGCCCGCTACGCCGACTTTGCCCGCGACTTGGTTAACCGGCTTCTCCCCCGCTACTCCGCCGCCCTGATCATCGGTAACGGCAGCCTCCGCCCAGTCGAGGTCGAGGGGCGCGTGCAAAGCAAGCGACACGACGACCGCCTCCTGCACGTCGATTCGTTCCCCTCTCGACCCACGCAGGGCAAACGCATCCTTCGCATCTTCGCCAACGTCGATCCCTCCGGAAAAACCCGGCACTGGCAGGTCGGCGAACCCTTCGCCGACGTGGCCGCGCGCTTCGCGCCTCGCATCTCTGCTCCATTCCCCGGCAGCGCTCTCCTCATGCGACTGCTCAGGATCACCAAGGAAAAACGCAGCCCCTACGATCACTACATGTTGCACATCCATGACCAGATGAAACTCGACGACGAGTATCAGGCGGCCGCTTCGCGCTCGGACATCCACTTTCCCGCCGGATCGACCTGGATTGCATTTACTGATCAGGTATCCCACGCGGCGCTATCCGGCCAGCACGCGATGGAGCAAACCTTTTTTCTTCCATCGGACGCAATGCGCAACCCTTTGCTCTCCCCACTACGGGTGCTTGAGGCCCTCGGGTGCCCCACCCTTCGCGGTCTCACCGCGAAGGGTGGAAGAGAAGGATGACAAACCCTGTCAATCCCCAAACCTGTGCAAAACGATGCAACCATCCCGGTAAGCCACATAAACAAAAGCATTTACCCAATAAAATAAACCGCCTTCAAGTGGCAGAGTAGGTCCATCCAATCCGTTAAAATAAAATCAGAAAAGATAAAGGCCGAGCGATCCAAAGCTCGGCCTTATGTGTTTCATTTTCAATGCTTTACCAGCAAGCCTCATAAATAGAACACTTTACACTCTAAGTCCAGGCTTAAACCACATGGAATGAATATTTTGCACAAAAACACG
The Edaphobacter bradus genome window above contains:
- a CDS encoding GlcG/HbpS family heme-binding protein: MSINLETARKIIAAAEKKATEIGQPMNIAVADAGGNLIAHVRMDNAWIGSIDISIKKAWTSRAFDIATKDLATHSQSGNQFFGIHASNDGKVMIFAGGIPLKKDGKVVGAIGVSGGSGEQDHAVAEAGAAAF
- a CDS encoding Kdo hydroxylase family protein, which produces MSGLISSQKPPSHHPFSAAAEAIWIPANADAPTRAVEELENGKIVMLPYEPFRLTHEEEAFLNPDCLDPGSKSIKYSPTQRKIWGAAEQHKNSTALAGLMARYADFARDLVNRLLPRYSAALIIGNGSLRPVEVEGRVQSKRHDDRLLHVDSFPSRPTQGKRILRIFANVDPSGKTRHWQVGEPFADVAARFAPRISAPFPGSALLMRLLRITKEKRSPYDHYMLHIHDQMKLDDEYQAAASRSDIHFPAGSTWIAFTDQVSHAALSGQHAMEQTFFLPSDAMRNPLLSPLRVLEALGCPTLRGLTAKGGREG